The DNA region GCGGCGGGGAGGTCGATCTTGTTCAGCACGGGCACGATGTCGTGGCCCGCGTCGATGGCCTGGTAGACGTTGGCGAGGGTCTGGGCTTCCACGCCCTGCGAGGCGTCCACCACCAGGAGCGAGCCTTCCACGGCGCGCATGGAGCGCGACACTTCATAGGCGAAGTCGACGTGGCCGGGGGTGTCGATCAGGTTCAGGACATAGGTCTTGCCGTCCTTGGCCGGATAGTCGATCCGCACCGTGTTGGCCTTGATGGTTATGCCGCGCTCACGCTCGATATCCATGGAGTCCAGGAGCTGGGCCTTCATGTCGCGTTCGGCCACCGTCCCGGTCATCTGGATGAGCCGGTCGGCCAGGGTGGATTTGCCGTGGTCGATGTGGGCCACGATGGAAAAATTGCGGATTTGTGCGAGCTCGGTCATGGGCCGGGCATATAGCTTGAAGGGGCGGTGCAAGAAAGGGGGAATGGCCGTGGCTTGACAGGGTAGTACGCTTGTACCAACCTGAGCCTCGCAAGGGAGGCGCCCATGGATTTCGTGCATTTCCTGTCCACCCACATGCTGGACCCGCAAACGGGCGGAAAGCGGCTGTATGCCGACACGCTGGCGCAGGCGGTTCATGCCGAAGCCTGTGGCTATCGCGGCGTGGGCATTCCGGAACATCACCTGGTGAACATCCTGTTGATCCCCTCGCCCTTGCAGATGGCGGTGGCCATCGCGGCGCGGACCGAGCGGGTGAAGCTGGTCACCTCGATCTGCCAGCTGCCGATCCGCGACATGCGGGTCTTTGCGGGAGAGGTGGTGCAGGCGCAGGCCCTGTGCGGCGGGCGGCTGATGCTGGGCGTGGGCAAGGGGGCCTTCGGCTTCGAGACGGGCCGGATCGGCGTGCCGATGGAGGAAACCAAGGCCCGGTTCGAAGAGGCGCTGGCGGTGCTGGAGGCGCTCTTGACGCAGGAAGAGGTCAGCTGGGACAGCGAACACTACCGGTTCGATGCCCTGACAATCATGCCCCGGCCCGAGGATCCCATTCCGCTGATGCTGGGTGTGATGGCCCCGCCCGGCATCGAGGCGGCGGCGCGCAAGGGATATCATGTGCAGACCACGCCCCTGAGTGCCACGCATGGCGTTCTGGAAAGCCAGGTGGCGGCCTTCCATCGCGGCCGCGAGGCGGGGCCCGGGGGCAACCGCCTTTCGTTGCAACGGGGCGTCTTCCTGGTGCGGTCCGAGGCGGAACGGCGGCGCATGGTGGATCTGGCGCAGGTCTATTACTCCAGCTTTGACAATGTGTTCGGGGGGCCCGGCATCGTGGACGCCGGGATCATCCGCCCCCTGCC from Neotabrizicola shimadae includes:
- a CDS encoding LLM class flavin-dependent oxidoreductase — protein: MDFVHFLSTHMLDPQTGGKRLYADTLAQAVHAEACGYRGVGIPEHHLVNILLIPSPLQMAVAIAARTERVKLVTSICQLPIRDMRVFAGEVVQAQALCGGRLMLGVGKGAFGFETGRIGVPMEETKARFEEALAVLEALLTQEEVSWDSEHYRFDALTIMPRPEDPIPLMLGVMAPPGIEAAARKGYHVQTTPLSATHGVLESQVAAFHRGREAGPGGNRLSLQRGVFLVRSEAERRRMVDLAQVYYSSFDNVFGGPGIVDAGIIRPLPRTQTAEELAGNLIICQKDEMIDRLAAYAELGIDEVIVTSIFGQPQDETLEMMSRFSSDVMPHLTHLNRKAA